The proteins below are encoded in one region of Reichenbachiella sp. 5M10:
- a CDS encoding sensor histidine kinase, with the protein MPEKLKFLKREWVQHFLFWSVYFCINWLRWGSYFDDYLYSLQSNLVEFPLHLAIVYFNIYFLMPRFIPKQVFWYIILLAISILAIVLIKIVLTYFLVTTEIYKESNLEHTNLFDFNYVLAAYIGQIYVVAIAMAVKMTIDWIDFKNKASELIKTNLETELAFLKSQIQPHFFFNTLNNLYSLTLDKSDKAPYTVLKLSELMSYVIYDAKQKRVPLVNEIKHIQNYLDLEMLRYGDRIEIDLAISGDIEGKVIPPVLLLPFIENSFKHGTKVDSDIIPIDISLDVTDNILTFSTENLKPNTVIPDNGLETYKHGVGMTNTKRRLNLVYGESHQLDIVETDEKYKIVLKIPIE; encoded by the coding sequence ATGCCTGAGAAATTGAAGTTCCTCAAACGCGAATGGGTACAGCACTTCCTGTTTTGGTCGGTCTACTTTTGTATCAATTGGCTGAGATGGGGAAGCTACTTCGACGACTATTTGTATTCTCTACAATCCAACTTGGTCGAATTCCCTCTGCACCTGGCCATCGTCTATTTCAACATCTACTTCTTGATGCCTCGGTTCATTCCCAAGCAGGTGTTTTGGTACATCATCCTGTTGGCCATATCCATCTTGGCTATCGTACTGATCAAGATCGTATTGACGTATTTTTTGGTCACCACGGAGATCTATAAAGAATCCAATCTCGAACATACCAATCTATTTGATTTCAACTACGTACTGGCGGCCTATATCGGTCAGATCTATGTGGTAGCGATTGCTATGGCAGTCAAAATGACTATCGACTGGATCGACTTCAAAAACAAAGCAAGCGAACTCATCAAAACCAATCTTGAAACCGAATTGGCATTTTTGAAGTCTCAAATTCAGCCTCATTTTTTTTTCAACACGCTCAACAACCTCTATTCCCTGACCCTAGACAAATCGGACAAAGCACCTTATACGGTATTGAAGCTATCCGAACTGATGAGCTATGTCATCTATGATGCCAAACAAAAACGCGTACCACTCGTCAACGAAATCAAACATATACAAAACTACCTCGACTTGGAAATGCTCCGGTACGGCGATCGCATCGAGATAGACCTAGCCATCTCGGGCGACATTGAAGGCAAAGTGATTCCCCCAGTCCTATTGCTACCGTTCATAGAAAATAGTTTCAAACACGGCACCAAAGTGGATAGTGATATCATCCCGATTGATATATCCTTGGATGTGACGGATAATATACTGACCTTTTCGACTGAAAACTTAAAACCCAACACTGTCATTCCGGACAACGGTTTAGAAACCTATAAACACGGAGTAGGCATGACCAACACCAAGCGACGACTCAACCTCGTCTATGGTGAATCGCATCAGCTCGATATCGTCGAGACAGATGAGAAATATAAGATAGTATTGAAAATACCCATTGAATAA
- the nagB gene encoding glucosamine-6-phosphate deaminase, with protein sequence MITLQEKPKMKRVSKKEWNTLESTKFEKIHTEIFSDADEASKIVAHEIAALIRYKTEKNEKCVLGLATGSSPIRVYKELIRLHQQEGLSFQNVVSFNLDEYYGLDKEDVQSYIYFMHHHLFDHVDILPENINIPNGKVPFEYMSEACTQYEEKIESYGGLDFQLLGIGRTGHIGFNEPGSKINSLTRMITLDHLTIQDNAFAFNSMSEVPTKAVTMGVGTIMKARRVVILAWGMKKSEIVKKTVEGEISSDVPATFLQEHNDVSFVMDESAALDLTRIQTPWIVGDCDWTEALKRKAVVWLSQKVKKPILKLTDRDYNDHGMSEILGEGGSYAVNIKMFNHFQHTITGWPGGKPKADDSHRPERATPERKRVIIFSPHPDDDVISMGGTFLRLVEQGHEVHVAYQTSGNIAVADHEAYRFAEFAKQLYEYTAGEQADHQLFEGLFKQLKSKAKKEVLPEDIRKIKGLIRRGEAISACRYYGIPDSQVHHMDLPFYETGRVEKSPLGKADIKMIKDLIEEVKPHQIYAAGDLADPHGTHEVCLKGIFAALEELKVEKFMKDCWVWLYRGAWHEFPIDEIEMAVPISPEELMKKRVAIWRHQSQKDGVVFQGEDDREFWQRSEDRNRATAAEYDALGLPEYEAIEGFVRYHFQ encoded by the coding sequence ATGATCACACTACAAGAGAAACCAAAAATGAAGCGAGTAAGCAAAAAAGAGTGGAACACGTTGGAGTCTACCAAATTTGAAAAGATTCACACAGAGATATTTTCTGACGCAGACGAGGCTTCCAAGATCGTAGCGCATGAGATTGCCGCATTGATTCGTTACAAAACCGAAAAAAATGAGAAATGTGTACTCGGTTTGGCGACTGGTTCGTCCCCGATCCGTGTCTACAAAGAGCTGATTCGCTTGCATCAGCAAGAAGGACTTAGTTTCCAAAACGTCGTGTCTTTTAACCTAGATGAGTATTACGGTTTAGACAAGGAGGATGTGCAGAGTTATATCTATTTCATGCATCATCACCTTTTTGATCATGTCGATATTCTTCCCGAAAACATCAATATCCCCAATGGGAAAGTACCCTTTGAGTACATGTCAGAGGCTTGTACGCAGTACGAAGAGAAAATAGAGAGCTACGGAGGGCTTGATTTTCAGCTGCTGGGAATAGGTCGTACAGGTCATATCGGGTTCAATGAGCCGGGTTCGAAAATCAACTCACTGACACGAATGATCACGCTGGATCATTTGACGATTCAAGACAATGCCTTTGCTTTCAACAGTATGTCCGAGGTACCAACAAAGGCTGTAACCATGGGGGTCGGGACAATCATGAAGGCCCGAAGAGTTGTGATCCTGGCCTGGGGGATGAAAAAATCTGAAATAGTGAAGAAAACGGTCGAAGGGGAGATCTCCTCGGATGTACCTGCGACATTCTTACAAGAGCACAACGATGTGTCATTTGTCATGGACGAGTCCGCAGCGCTGGATTTGACTAGGATCCAGACACCGTGGATAGTGGGAGATTGTGATTGGACAGAAGCATTGAAGCGCAAAGCGGTCGTATGGCTCAGCCAAAAAGTGAAAAAACCTATATTGAAGCTCACTGACCGGGATTACAATGATCACGGCATGTCCGAGATATTGGGAGAAGGAGGGAGCTATGCAGTCAATATCAAGATGTTTAATCATTTTCAGCATACGATCACAGGCTGGCCTGGAGGTAAGCCCAAAGCAGACGACAGTCATAGACCTGAGCGTGCGACACCGGAGCGCAAGCGCGTCATTATATTCTCACCACATCCAGATGATGATGTCATTTCGATGGGAGGAACCTTTTTGCGATTGGTAGAGCAAGGGCATGAAGTGCATGTGGCGTACCAGACTTCAGGCAATATCGCGGTAGCAGACCATGAGGCTTATCGGTTTGCAGAGTTTGCCAAACAATTGTACGAATACACGGCAGGAGAGCAGGCAGATCACCAACTATTCGAGGGATTGTTTAAACAGCTCAAATCCAAGGCTAAGAAAGAGGTCTTGCCAGAAGATATTCGAAAAATCAAAGGCTTGATTCGGAGAGGAGAAGCAATCAGCGCATGTCGCTACTACGGGATTCCAGATAGTCAAGTACATCACATGGATTTGCCGTTTTACGAAACAGGTCGTGTAGAGAAGAGCCCGCTGGGCAAGGCTGACATCAAAATGATCAAAGACTTGATCGAGGAGGTCAAGCCTCACCAAATTTACGCCGCTGGGGACTTGGCGGACCCACATGGTACGCACGAGGTATGTCTCAAGGGGATTTTTGCGGCACTCGAAGAACTCAAAGTAGAAAAATTCATGAAGGACTGCTGGGTGTGGCTATATCGTGGAGCGTGGCATGAGTTTCCAATCGACGAGATCGAAATGGCCGTACCGATTAGTCCAGAGGAATTGATGAAGAAACGTGTGGCCATTTGGAGACATCAATCTCAAAAGGATGGTGTGGTGTTTCAAGGAGAAGATGATCGCGAATTTTGGCAGAGATCAGAGGATCGAAATCGGGCGACGGCCGCAGAGTACGATGCACTCGGATTACCGGAGTATGAGGCCATAGAGGGCTTTGTGAGATATCATTTCCAATAA
- a CDS encoding RagB/SusD family nutrient uptake outer membrane protein, with protein MKINKIYKSMLALGTASMLTVAMQGCTDKFEEINTNPYGISNEALTQDFNHIGGRVVQATQNIYVITPAWVTQLQQNLNADIYSGYLAPPTPFAGNINNNTYSLVDGWNGFIWSSAYESVMYPLATMDETAGDEFPQFVAWGKIVRVEAMHRVSDVFGPIIYSQYGQSPAMYDSQEEVYKQFVADLDDAITVLEQYKDFSGFTKFDLVYGGNVTSWIKFANSLKLRLAIRMSDVDPAYAKTIGEEALASTAGFIEDNSENFTLSPTAGDHPLNTLSGAWGDTRMSAEMESILTGYNDPRMAVYFAAATDATIAGQHKGVRSGIEIESKDTYVGHSAVATQGGVQLMTAAEVAFLKAEAALLGWANAGTAQANYEAGIALSFAQHGAGGADTYMTDATSMPAPFVDTYNSDNDVLAGDPNLSTATIAWDAAATDEELLEKIITQKWIAVFPDGQEAWSEFRRTGYPKKFPNVVNYSNGTIDTDEQIKRINFSATELTTNPDGVASGIQELGGPDTGGTSLWWDVD; from the coding sequence ATGAAAATAAATAAGATATATAAATCAATGCTTGCCTTAGGAACTGCCTCTATGCTGACAGTTGCGATGCAAGGTTGTACCGATAAATTCGAGGAAATCAATACCAATCCATACGGTATCTCCAACGAAGCACTGACACAGGACTTTAATCATATTGGAGGTCGCGTCGTACAGGCTACTCAAAACATCTATGTGATTACTCCTGCATGGGTGACTCAGTTGCAGCAGAACTTGAACGCCGACATCTACAGTGGATATTTGGCTCCACCTACGCCTTTTGCTGGCAACATCAACAACAATACCTACAGTCTAGTCGACGGTTGGAATGGATTCATCTGGTCTTCGGCCTACGAAAGTGTGATGTACCCATTGGCAACTATGGATGAAACTGCAGGCGATGAATTTCCTCAGTTTGTAGCTTGGGGCAAGATCGTACGAGTAGAAGCGATGCACAGAGTGTCGGATGTATTCGGGCCGATCATTTATTCACAGTATGGTCAGTCCCCTGCCATGTATGATTCTCAAGAAGAGGTGTACAAGCAGTTTGTCGCGGATCTCGATGATGCGATCACGGTACTAGAGCAGTACAAGGACTTTTCAGGGTTTACAAAATTTGACTTGGTATATGGAGGAAACGTGACCAGTTGGATCAAGTTTGCCAATTCACTGAAGTTGAGATTGGCAATCAGAATGTCTGATGTCGATCCCGCTTACGCGAAAACAATCGGAGAAGAAGCTTTGGCATCTACCGCAGGCTTCATCGAAGATAATTCAGAGAATTTTACTCTATCGCCTACTGCAGGAGATCATCCACTCAACACCCTCAGTGGTGCATGGGGAGATACACGCATGAGTGCTGAGATGGAGTCAATATTGACTGGGTACAATGATCCTAGAATGGCGGTTTATTTCGCTGCTGCTACGGATGCTACCATTGCAGGACAGCACAAAGGAGTGCGTAGTGGAATCGAGATTGAATCCAAGGATACTTACGTAGGTCACTCTGCTGTCGCTACTCAAGGCGGAGTTCAACTCATGACTGCTGCAGAGGTGGCCTTCTTGAAGGCCGAGGCAGCATTGCTTGGGTGGGCGAATGCAGGAACTGCTCAAGCCAACTACGAAGCAGGTATTGCATTATCTTTTGCTCAACATGGAGCAGGAGGAGCGGATACTTACATGACAGATGCGACGAGTATGCCAGCTCCATTTGTAGATACATACAATTCGGACAACGACGTTTTGGCGGGTGACCCTAACTTGAGTACAGCGACTATCGCGTGGGATGCTGCTGCGACGGACGAAGAACTGTTGGAGAAAATCATCACGCAGAAGTGGATAGCTGTATTTCCTGACGGTCAAGAGGCTTGGTCAGAATTCAGAAGAACAGGTTATCCCAAAAAATTCCCTAATGTGGTGAACTATAGCAACGGGACAATTGATACGGATGAGCAGATCAAAAGGATCAATTTTTCAGCGACCGAGTTGACTACCAACCCTGACGGAGTAGCTTCTGGTATCCAAGAGCTTGGAGGACCGGATACAGGTGGTACTTCGCTTTGGTGGGATGTAGACTAA
- a CDS encoding SusC/RagA family TonB-linked outer membrane protein has protein sequence MTKRLLILSLALCTTLFVQAQTRTVSGSVTDSANGDALPGVNVLVKGTSNGTVTDIGGAYTLEVSDADVLVFSFIGYMSSEQLVGTKSVLDVAMAADVEQLDEVVVTALGISRDKKSLTYASQEVEGDELTRVKDANFMNSLTGKAAGVFVNRSGSGVGGSTRVVLRGNSSTRNNSVLYVIDGVPMNNYSPSQPSDVWGQNFGVAGSAGTGGAGRDGGDGIANINPEDIESINVLKGASAAALYGSQAANGVILITTKKGKSGKVTVAASSNFTSESVLMMPEMQYSYGQTSPGALDSWGGAVDAKDHVTDFFDNGKTWINTVSISGGNEMAQTYFSYANTDSKGIIPSNELKKHNVTFKENLSVWKDRLKLDGSVSLITQTTKNRANSGMYFNPLTGLYFFPRGLDFDEYKEHYEVFNADRNFNTQNWVNNIDVQQNPYWIINRNKNEDSRNRVIGNVGATVKITEDLKFRVRGNIDKSIDRYDQRVHASTQATLSDINGRYVQQNAEATQMYGDALLMYNKTFEKFSVSATVGASITDSEVKSQFFDSKGGDDIRNEGVEGLFYANTFNIQNIAVGGTALFNEGGYHSQLQSVFGSLNLGYNGMLFLDVTGRNDWSSTLPDTDFFYPSVGLTAVISEMVDIPSVDLLKVRASFAQVGNAVNAYDLGSGSFNSIIPYGTVTTPTSRVEPGQTLDPEMQNSFEVGAEVSVLNQRVSLDLAYYNTVTENQRIPIVAPASQGGGFFYINGGEIINKGIEAALTVVPVSTEKFNWTSTLNFTKNNNEVKELPDELEDGKLQLTAPGVNNYAMMLTEGSQFGDIYGQKFARNADGAIIVDADGRPQIQEGGLDYVGNPNPDYMWGWNNNFNYRGISLGFLIDARIGGQVMSMTEAMNDLYGVSKETADARDAGGVDMDAVYADGTPYVGLLPAQEFYTTVGGRAGITEQYVYSATNIRLREMSIGYSLPSSVMEKLGPIKTAKVSLIGRNLFFFKNDAPFDPDVSMSTGTGLQGVHVFGLPSTRSIGFNLSLTL, from the coding sequence ATGACTAAAAGGTTACTAATATTGAGTTTAGCCCTGTGTACGACACTGTTCGTGCAGGCTCAGACTCGTACGGTATCTGGTAGTGTGACAGACTCCGCTAATGGAGATGCACTACCTGGAGTGAATGTACTTGTGAAGGGAACTTCGAATGGTACAGTGACAGACATTGGAGGGGCGTATACCCTAGAGGTGTCGGATGCAGATGTGTTGGTGTTTTCATTTATAGGGTACATGTCTTCGGAGCAGTTGGTCGGTACCAAGTCTGTTTTGGACGTAGCGATGGCTGCTGATGTGGAGCAGCTCGACGAAGTAGTCGTGACGGCTTTGGGTATCTCTAGGGACAAGAAGTCCTTGACCTATGCTTCGCAAGAGGTGGAAGGTGATGAATTGACTCGAGTCAAAGATGCCAACTTCATGAACTCATTGACTGGTAAGGCCGCTGGTGTATTTGTCAACAGAAGTGGGTCAGGTGTAGGCGGATCGACAAGAGTCGTATTGAGAGGTAACTCGTCGACGAGAAACAACTCTGTACTCTATGTGATCGATGGCGTGCCAATGAACAACTACTCTCCTTCACAACCTAGTGATGTATGGGGACAGAACTTCGGCGTAGCAGGATCCGCAGGTACAGGTGGAGCAGGTAGAGATGGAGGTGATGGTATCGCCAACATCAACCCTGAAGATATCGAAAGCATCAACGTATTGAAAGGAGCATCAGCTGCTGCACTATATGGTAGTCAAGCGGCCAATGGGGTGATCTTGATCACTACCAAAAAGGGTAAGTCGGGTAAGGTGACAGTAGCTGCTTCGTCCAACTTCACGTCAGAGTCAGTATTGATGATGCCTGAGATGCAGTATAGCTACGGGCAGACTTCACCAGGTGCGTTGGATAGCTGGGGCGGAGCTGTGGACGCCAAGGATCACGTGACAGACTTCTTTGACAATGGAAAAACATGGATCAACACCGTATCCATCTCTGGTGGTAACGAAATGGCGCAAACGTATTTTTCTTATGCCAATACAGATTCTAAAGGTATTATTCCTTCCAACGAGTTGAAGAAACACAACGTGACGTTTAAGGAGAACTTGAGCGTGTGGAAAGATAGATTGAAACTCGATGGTAGTGTGAGTTTGATCACTCAGACAACCAAAAATCGAGCAAACTCAGGGATGTATTTCAACCCATTGACGGGTTTGTACTTCTTCCCAAGAGGATTGGATTTCGATGAATACAAGGAGCACTATGAAGTATTCAACGCGGACCGAAATTTCAACACGCAAAACTGGGTCAACAACATTGACGTACAGCAGAACCCGTATTGGATTATCAATAGAAACAAAAATGAAGATTCAAGAAATAGAGTGATTGGAAACGTCGGAGCGACGGTGAAAATCACCGAGGACTTGAAGTTTAGAGTACGAGGAAACATCGACAAGTCGATCGATAGATACGATCAGAGAGTACATGCCTCTACCCAAGCTACCTTGTCTGATATCAACGGTAGATACGTACAGCAAAACGCAGAAGCAACCCAGATGTATGGAGACGCTTTGTTGATGTACAACAAGACTTTTGAGAAATTCAGCGTGTCTGCTACAGTGGGTGCCAGTATCACAGATAGCGAAGTGAAGTCACAGTTCTTTGACTCTAAGGGAGGAGATGACATCAGAAATGAAGGTGTAGAAGGCTTGTTTTATGCCAATACATTCAATATCCAAAACATCGCAGTAGGGGGGACAGCATTGTTCAACGAAGGTGGGTACCACTCACAGTTGCAGTCAGTGTTCGGTAGTTTGAATTTGGGATACAACGGCATGTTGTTCTTAGATGTGACAGGACGAAACGATTGGTCTTCTACTTTGCCTGATACGGATTTTTTCTATCCATCGGTAGGGTTGACAGCTGTGATTTCAGAAATGGTCGATATCCCATCTGTGGATCTATTGAAAGTGAGAGCATCTTTTGCCCAAGTGGGTAACGCGGTGAACGCATATGACCTTGGGTCTGGTTCGTTCAACTCGATCATCCCTTACGGTACGGTGACTACTCCTACTAGTAGAGTGGAGCCAGGTCAGACATTGGATCCAGAAATGCAGAATTCGTTTGAGGTAGGCGCAGAGGTGTCTGTATTGAATCAGAGAGTAAGTTTGGATCTTGCATACTACAATACGGTGACTGAGAACCAGCGAATTCCAATTGTGGCACCTGCTAGTCAAGGTGGAGGATTTTTCTACATCAATGGAGGAGAAATTATCAACAAAGGGATTGAGGCTGCTTTGACTGTCGTTCCCGTTTCTACAGAGAAATTCAACTGGACGTCTACCTTGAACTTTACCAAAAACAACAACGAAGTGAAGGAATTGCCTGACGAGTTGGAGGATGGCAAGTTGCAGTTGACGGCTCCTGGAGTCAACAATTACGCGATGATGTTGACCGAAGGCTCACAGTTTGGAGATATATATGGACAGAAGTTCGCGAGAAATGCCGATGGAGCGATCATCGTAGATGCGGATGGACGTCCACAAATCCAAGAAGGTGGATTGGACTATGTAGGGAATCCAAACCCAGATTATATGTGGGGATGGAACAACAACTTCAACTATAGAGGGATCTCGTTGGGGTTCTTGATCGATGCTCGTATCGGAGGACAAGTGATGTCTATGACCGAAGCGATGAACGACCTATATGGAGTATCTAAGGAGACTGCTGATGCAAGAGATGCGGGTGGAGTAGACATGGATGCAGTCTATGCCGACGGTACACCATATGTAGGTCTATTGCCAGCGCAGGAGTTCTATACCACAGTAGGAGGTAGAGCAGGTATCACCGAACAGTACGTGTACAGTGCGACCAACATCCGATTGAGAGAGATGTCGATTGGGTATTCATTGCCTTCGTCAGTGATGGAAAAATTGGGGCCAATCAAAACGGCTAAAGTGTCACTGATTGGTAGAAACTTGTTTTTCTTCAAGAATGACGCACCATTCGATCCAGACGTGTCTATGTCCACAGGGACAGGATTGCAGGGGGTTCATGTATTCGGGTTGCCTTCGACAAGAAGCATCGGTTTCAACCTGTCTTTGACTCTATAA
- a CDS encoding beta-N-acetylhexosaminidase, which translates to MKYIYLTILCIYSSVAWGQNSNGLDNLMPWPKQMTVGEEKFRLDEGFDLGVVGYQSERIQRAATRYIDRMTDRTGLFISQDLITAADTSSVAQLQIQVERSGAVALGEDESYELKINTSRISLTANTDIGAVRGLQTLFQLISVDEEGYYLPAVMIEDAPRFEWRGLMIDASRHFQPVDVIKRNLDGMEAVKLNVLHFHLCDDHGYRIESAAFPRLNEVSSDGQFYTVAELKDIIAYAADRGIRVMPEIDVPGHASALLKAYPEYGSKDTVYHLSRNAGVFDPTLNPIQEETYAFLDELFAEVTGIFPDQYFHIGGDENEGKHWDENVEIQAFMKERGLKNNHELQSYFSNRVYQILDGHGKYMMGWDEIHTEDLPKETVVHSWRGRGQGLTDTTTLFSAAREGYKTVLSNGYYIDLMYHAEDYYAVDPYFGYELEGAMKENILGGEATMWSELVTPLTIDTRIWPRMAALAERYWSPSEVKDTRSMYSRMDKVSLLLEHYGIEHIRNHEMILRNLANSRNIEPVRTIVNVLEPMKGYTRNAGGYMYSVFSPYTKLADATLADAVDAVRLRYLLEDYQQGSMSSHLLEDMFRTWVDNDELIQSMVKTSPILDQAVSHSANLKVIAIDAMQALEYIESGKKAPKKWYKECIMHLEEAKQNQSGRVELQVIEPIQALVEMARGEYSN; encoded by the coding sequence ATGAAATATATATACCTGACAATACTGTGCATCTATAGCTCTGTCGCATGGGGGCAAAATAGCAATGGACTTGACAACCTGATGCCATGGCCAAAGCAAATGACTGTGGGGGAGGAAAAATTTAGATTGGACGAAGGATTTGATCTAGGGGTAGTAGGTTATCAGTCAGAGCGTATCCAACGTGCAGCAACCAGGTATATCGACCGGATGACCGATCGTACGGGATTGTTCATTTCTCAGGATTTGATCACAGCGGCAGATACCAGTAGTGTGGCTCAGTTGCAAATCCAGGTAGAGCGGAGTGGTGCCGTAGCGTTGGGAGAGGATGAGTCATATGAACTCAAGATCAATACTTCGAGGATTTCGTTGACGGCCAATACAGATATAGGGGCGGTGAGAGGTCTGCAGACGTTGTTTCAGTTGATCTCCGTCGATGAGGAAGGGTACTATTTACCTGCCGTAATGATAGAGGATGCTCCACGTTTTGAATGGCGTGGGTTGATGATCGATGCGTCGAGGCATTTCCAGCCAGTAGATGTGATCAAAAGAAATTTGGATGGGATGGAAGCAGTCAAACTCAATGTCCTACACTTTCATCTCTGTGATGATCACGGCTACCGTATCGAGTCAGCAGCTTTTCCGAGATTGAATGAGGTGAGTTCGGATGGTCAGTTTTACACTGTTGCCGAACTGAAGGATATCATTGCCTATGCTGCAGACCGTGGGATTAGGGTGATGCCGGAGATTGATGTTCCTGGACATGCTTCTGCGCTGCTCAAGGCTTATCCCGAATACGGTAGCAAGGATACCGTTTACCATTTGTCACGAAATGCGGGGGTGTTTGACCCCACCTTGAATCCTATCCAAGAAGAAACGTACGCTTTTCTAGACGAGTTGTTTGCGGAAGTGACAGGGATATTCCCAGATCAATATTTTCATATCGGAGGAGATGAAAATGAGGGGAAACACTGGGACGAAAATGTTGAAATTCAAGCTTTCATGAAGGAAAGGGGACTCAAAAATAATCACGAATTGCAATCCTACTTTAGCAATCGTGTCTATCAAATCCTAGATGGACATGGCAAGTATATGATGGGATGGGATGAGATTCATACCGAAGACCTACCCAAGGAGACTGTAGTGCATTCTTGGCGAGGTAGAGGACAGGGGTTGACGGATACTACGACGCTATTTAGCGCAGCACGTGAGGGATACAAGACGGTATTGTCCAATGGTTACTACATTGATTTGATGTACCATGCAGAGGATTACTACGCCGTAGATCCATATTTTGGCTATGAGCTAGAGGGGGCTATGAAAGAAAATATCCTGGGAGGTGAAGCGACGATGTGGAGTGAGTTGGTGACTCCACTGACGATTGATACGCGTATTTGGCCGAGAATGGCCGCTTTGGCAGAGCGCTATTGGTCTCCATCTGAGGTGAAGGATACACGTAGCATGTATAGCCGGATGGACAAGGTGTCGTTGCTATTGGAGCACTATGGAATCGAGCACATTCGTAATCATGAAATGATCCTGCGAAACCTCGCCAATTCAAGAAATATAGAGCCAGTCAGGACGATTGTCAATGTACTGGAGCCAATGAAAGGGTACACTAGAAATGCAGGAGGCTATATGTATAGCGTATTTTCTCCCTATACTAAACTGGCTGATGCTACGCTTGCCGATGCAGTAGATGCGGTTAGGTTGAGGTATTTGTTGGAGGATTATCAGCAAGGTAGTATGTCATCACATCTGCTTGAGGATATGTTTCGCACTTGGGTTGATAATGATGAGTTGATCCAGTCCATGGTCAAAACTTCACCCATTCTTGATCAAGCAGTGTCTCACTCTGCTAACCTCAAGGTGATCGCGATAGATGCTATGCAAGCATTGGAATACATAGAGTCAGGCAAGAAGGCTCCCAAAAAGTGGTATAAGGAGTGTATCATGCATCTCGAAGAGGCCAAGCAAAATCAAAGTGGACGTGTGGAACTTCAAGTCATCGAGCCGATTCAGGCATTAGTCGAAATGGCCCGAGGTGAATATTCCAACTAA
- a CDS encoding LytTR family DNA-binding domain-containing protein, giving the protein MSIRCLIIDDEPLAINVIKNFLVNFEKFDLKGTCPDAVEAFNFLSKNEVDVIFLDINMPKINGLDFLKSLSKPPMVVITTAYREYAVESFELDVVDYLVKPFALQRFMKTINRIEHRLEEKKVNRSEVNLPVENERAHVFFKVDKKMVKVYLDEILYIESLKDYIRIKTYDESLINHNNLVSVAELLPPDEFVRIHRSYIIAIKKVKVIDGNQVEIGDKLLPIGRNYQKDIKDLLLGLS; this is encoded by the coding sequence ATGAGCATACGATGTTTGATAATCGACGATGAGCCCTTGGCAATCAATGTCATCAAAAATTTTTTGGTCAACTTCGAAAAATTCGATCTCAAAGGAACCTGTCCTGACGCTGTAGAGGCATTCAATTTCCTCTCTAAAAACGAAGTAGACGTAATCTTCCTCGACATCAACATGCCCAAGATCAATGGACTAGACTTTCTCAAAAGCCTGTCCAAACCACCAATGGTCGTGATCACTACCGCCTACCGCGAATATGCCGTCGAGAGTTTCGAACTCGACGTAGTGGACTACCTTGTCAAACCTTTTGCGCTACAGCGATTCATGAAAACCATCAATCGTATCGAGCATCGTCTGGAGGAGAAAAAGGTAAATCGATCCGAAGTGAACCTACCGGTAGAAAACGAGAGGGCACATGTATTTTTCAAAGTGGACAAGAAAATGGTCAAAGTCTATCTCGATGAAATCCTCTACATCGAAAGCCTCAAAGACTACATTCGAATCAAGACCTATGACGAGAGCCTCATCAACCACAACAACCTCGTGAGTGTAGCCGAACTGCTACCGCCAGATGAATTTGTACGAATCCACCGCTCCTACATCATTGCTATCAAAAAAGTCAAAGTCATCGATGGCAATCAAGTCGAAATCGGGGACAAGCTCCTTCCTATCGGTCGCAATTACCAAAAAGACATCAAAGACCTGCTGTTGGGTTTGTCCTAA